The following are from one region of the Pseudomonas putida genome:
- a CDS encoding MlaD family protein: MVQETDKRERAGQVEVRTRRWSVSLVWIVPILAILIGASLVVRNWMQQGPVIAISFHTGEGLVAHKTQVKYRSVVIGEVTTVDLADDKKSVVAKVQLSNDARAFATQGARFWVVRPRIGVGGVSGVDTLLSGSFIGADSGESKVPEKSFVGLELPPPITYDEKGKRFVLTASDLGSLDIGSSIYYRKIPVGEVVSFALQNDGKGVEIGIFVQAPYDSFVTADTRFWNASGVDMQIGANGLKIDTESLSSILVGGLAFGSPDFAPQAEPAADQAHFQLFADRDTALAPPTGQAQYLQLRFDQAMRGLSVGAPVEFKGVEFGRVTSVKLDYDATRQTFPVVVDAVIYPQRLGPVHRKMLNVFKHVEGDMDGARRLIGTFVEHGLRAQARSGNLITGQMFISLDFYPDAPKVAFDKTADPITIPTLPGSLEQLQEQLQRVVERISKLPLESIANNLDGSLRELRASLKQFNGQTLPDVKVALDEVHKTLRTANSAISEDSPQRERMGETLDELERMSRSLRDLADYLGRHPESLIRGRPKAASAADLEP, from the coding sequence ATACTGGCAATTCTGATCGGCGCTTCGCTGGTAGTGCGCAACTGGATGCAGCAAGGCCCGGTCATCGCGATTTCCTTTCACACCGGGGAAGGGCTGGTGGCGCACAAGACCCAGGTCAAATACCGCAGCGTGGTGATTGGCGAAGTCACTACGGTGGACCTGGCCGACGACAAGAAGAGCGTGGTCGCCAAGGTCCAGCTGTCCAACGACGCCCGTGCGTTCGCTACCCAGGGCGCACGCTTCTGGGTAGTGCGGCCACGCATTGGGGTGGGCGGCGTGTCCGGCGTGGACACGCTGCTGTCGGGCAGTTTCATCGGGGCAGATTCCGGCGAATCGAAAGTGCCCGAGAAGTCCTTCGTCGGCCTGGAGTTGCCACCGCCGATCACCTACGACGAAAAGGGCAAGCGCTTTGTCCTGACTGCCAGCGACCTGGGGTCGCTGGATATTGGCTCATCGATCTATTACCGCAAGATCCCGGTGGGTGAGGTGGTGTCGTTTGCCCTGCAGAACGATGGCAAGGGCGTGGAAATTGGCATATTCGTGCAGGCCCCCTACGACAGTTTCGTCACCGCCGATACCCGCTTCTGGAACGCCAGTGGCGTCGACATGCAGATCGGTGCCAACGGCCTGAAGATCGATACCGAGTCACTGTCGTCCATCCTGGTGGGCGGGCTGGCCTTTGGCTCGCCCGACTTCGCCCCGCAAGCCGAGCCGGCTGCCGACCAGGCGCACTTCCAGCTGTTTGCCGACCGCGACACCGCCCTGGCCCCGCCTACTGGTCAGGCGCAGTACCTGCAGTTGCGTTTCGACCAGGCCATGCGTGGCCTGTCGGTGGGGGCCCCGGTGGAGTTCAAGGGTGTAGAGTTTGGCCGGGTCACCTCGGTCAAGCTCGACTACGATGCCACCCGGCAAACCTTCCCGGTGGTGGTCGATGCGGTGATCTACCCGCAACGGCTGGGGCCGGTGCACCGCAAGATGCTGAATGTGTTCAAGCATGTCGAAGGCGACATGGACGGCGCGCGGCGGCTGATCGGCACCTTCGTCGAGCACGGGCTGCGGGCCCAGGCGCGAAGCGGCAACCTGATCACCGGGCAGATGTTCATTTCCCTGGACTTCTACCCGGATGCCCCCAAGGTGGCTTTCGACAAGACCGCCGACCCCATCACCATCCCCACATTGCCGGGCAGCCTGGAGCAGTTGCAGGAACAGCTGCAGCGGGTGGTGGAGCGCATCAGCAAATTGCCGCTGGAAAGCATCGCCAACAACCTGGACGGCAGCCTGCGTGAGCTGCGCGCCAGCCTCAAACAGTTCAATGGCCAGACGCTGCCGGACGTGAAGGTGGCGCTGGACGAAGTTCACAAGACCTTGCGCACGGCCAATTCGGCCATTTCCGAGGACTCGCCGCAGCGCGAGCGCATGGGTGAAACCCTGGATGAGCTGGAGCGCATGTCGCGATCGCTGCGGGACCTGGCCGATTACCTGGGCCGGCACCCCGAATCGCTGATACGTGGCCGGCCGAAAGCGGCCAGCGCCGCAGACCTTGAACCCTGA
- a CDS encoding PqiC family protein, which yields MHRLRNMCGAGLLAVLWGCSSTPNNYHTLVPSEPVRDGGQRIQVARVAVPPQVDRPQLVVRQGQSGLAILETEWWGANLEDEFRSALQDQLGGPVGGGNAVLRVDVQRFDTVPGRYASLEALWRLTRSGEAGLTCRTSLQTAADNSIASLVNAHQANLRKLAEAVRESARQGSCAQPA from the coding sequence ATGCATCGACTGCGCAATATGTGTGGTGCCGGCCTGCTGGCAGTGCTGTGGGGCTGCAGCAGTACCCCGAACAACTATCACACGCTGGTGCCGAGCGAACCGGTGCGCGACGGTGGCCAGCGTATTCAGGTGGCGAGGGTGGCCGTGCCGCCACAGGTGGATCGCCCGCAGTTGGTGGTGCGGCAAGGCCAGAGCGGCCTGGCGATCCTCGAGACGGAGTGGTGGGGGGCCAACCTGGAGGATGAGTTCCGCAGCGCCTTGCAGGACCAACTGGGTGGGCCGGTAGGTGGCGGCAACGCGGTGCTGCGGGTGGACGTGCAGCGCTTCGATACGGTGCCGGGGCGCTACGCTTCGCTGGAGGCGCTATGGCGCCTGACACGCTCGGGGGAGGCCGGGCTGACCTGCCGAACCTCGTTGCAGACGGCGGCGGACAACAGCATCGCCAGCCTGGTCAATGCCCACCAGGCCAACCTGCGCAAACTGGCCGAGGCAGTGCGGGAGAGTGCCCGGCAGGGCAGCTGTGCCCAACCTGCCTGA
- a CDS encoding phosphoethanolamine transferase CptA yields the protein MSHTPSPSSPKRVDWAGLGWLLLFFWYFSGVTQALLLFSGTTGFAGFRDALFLSSLWLAPVLLLPRFTRATAAIIGLVLWAASLVGLSYFGIYRQEFSQSVIFVMFESNTAEAGEYFSQYFSVWLGLALLLYSLVAVLLWRRVRPVSLPLRSRLPVVLLLLLANLVYPFYKQMVTQQRSFADAAEKVQQRMEPAVPWQLLVGYRQYRQQLDNMQELLAQNAALPPLQNLHDSSGAAPRTLVLVLGESTTREHMHLYGYNRDTTPNLDALAASDKRLTVFRNVVSPRPYTIEVMQQILTFGDEQNPDRFLTDPSLINLMKQAGYKTFWITNQQTMTKRNTMLTTFSQQTDAPVYLNNQRNQNASQYDDVVLAPFEKALQDPAPNKFIIVHLLGTHMDYRYRYPNDYAHFDDRQGVPGKLTDDQVQTYNFYDNAVRYNDYVVSSLIKRYSASTANGFLLYLSDHGEDVYSSGNHDRLGRNEGAPTRPMYTIPFLLWTSPSWQAEHPRDLQAMTERPYSSSHLIHTLSDLAGLSYDRYEPAKSLVSPQFVVAPRWIGDPYRKDGLREFDHLPLDKAERVAGDGQ from the coding sequence GTGTCACACACTCCATCCCCCTCTTCGCCCAAGCGCGTGGACTGGGCCGGCCTGGGCTGGCTTTTGCTGTTTTTCTGGTACTTCTCAGGCGTGACCCAGGCGTTGCTGCTGTTCAGCGGCACCACCGGGTTCGCCGGTTTCCGCGATGCTTTGTTCCTCAGCAGCCTGTGGCTGGCCCCGGTACTGCTGCTGCCACGCTTCACCCGCGCCACGGCCGCGATCATTGGCCTGGTGCTGTGGGCTGCTTCACTGGTGGGCCTGAGCTACTTCGGCATCTATCGCCAGGAGTTCTCGCAAAGCGTCATCTTCGTCATGTTCGAGTCCAACACCGCCGAGGCCGGCGAGTACTTCAGCCAGTACTTCAGCGTCTGGCTGGGCCTGGCGTTGCTGCTGTACTCCCTGGTGGCAGTACTGCTGTGGAGGCGCGTACGCCCGGTCAGCCTGCCGCTGCGCAGCCGCCTGCCGGTGGTATTGCTGTTGCTGCTGGCCAACCTGGTGTACCCGTTCTACAAGCAGATGGTCACCCAGCAGCGCAGCTTCGCCGACGCAGCGGAAAAGGTGCAGCAGCGCATGGAACCCGCCGTGCCCTGGCAACTGCTGGTCGGCTACCGCCAGTACCGCCAGCAACTGGACAACATGCAAGAGCTGCTGGCCCAGAACGCCGCGCTGCCGCCCCTGCAAAACCTGCATGACAGCAGTGGCGCAGCGCCACGCACGCTGGTGCTGGTGCTGGGCGAATCCACCACCCGCGAGCACATGCACCTGTACGGCTACAACCGCGACACCACGCCCAACCTCGACGCACTGGCCGCCAGCGACAAGCGCCTGACCGTGTTCCGCAACGTGGTGTCGCCACGCCCGTACACCATCGAAGTGATGCAGCAGATCCTCACCTTCGGCGACGAACAGAACCCGGACCGCTTCCTGACCGACCCGTCGCTGATCAACCTGATGAAACAGGCTGGCTATAAAACCTTCTGGATCACCAACCAGCAGACCATGACCAAACGCAACACCATGCTGACCACCTTCTCGCAGCAGACGGACGCGCCGGTGTACCTCAACAACCAGCGCAACCAGAATGCCAGCCAGTACGACGACGTGGTGCTGGCGCCGTTCGAGAAGGCCCTGCAGGACCCGGCGCCGAACAAATTCATCATCGTGCACCTGCTGGGTACGCACATGGATTATCGCTACCGCTACCCGAACGACTACGCGCACTTCGACGACCGCCAGGGGGTGCCCGGCAAGCTGACAGACGACCAGGTACAAACCTACAACTTCTACGACAACGCGGTGCGCTACAACGACTACGTGGTGTCGAGCCTGATCAAGCGTTATTCGGCCAGTACTGCCAATGGTTTCCTGCTGTACCTGTCCGACCATGGTGAAGATGTGTACAGCTCAGGCAACCACGACCGCCTGGGGCGTAACGAAGGCGCGCCGACCCGGCCGATGTACACCATTCCGTTCCTGCTGTGGACCTCGCCCAGCTGGCAGGCCGAACACCCACGAGACTTGCAGGCAATGACCGAGCGCCCCTACAGCAGCTCGCACCTGATCCATACCTTGTCCGACCTGGCCGGGCTGAGCTATGACCGTTACGAGCCGGCCAAGAGCCTGGTGAGCCCGCAATTCGTGGTGGCTCCGCGCTGGATTGGCGACCCGTACCGCAAGGATGGCTTGCGCGAGTTCGACCACCTGCCGCTGGACAAGGCCGAGCGGGTTGCGGGAGACGGTCAGTAG
- a CDS encoding DUF2986 domain-containing protein — MNRRKKIKQLLQAHAKKASAKLAPRKPKYICKADRLKMEAEAAGDTPT, encoded by the coding sequence ATGAACCGTCGCAAGAAGATCAAGCAGCTATTGCAGGCGCATGCCAAGAAGGCCAGCGCCAAACTGGCACCGCGCAAGCCCAAGTACATTTGCAAGGCCGACCGGTTGAAGATGGAGGCCGAGGCGGCGGGGGATACCCCAACCTGA
- the pssA gene encoding CDP-diacylglycerol--serine O-phosphatidyltransferase produces the protein MNPESMLAALPGFAMPAEAIQVLPDARAYRACLLERIRAATRRIVIVALYLQEDEAGQEVLDALYQAKAARPGLEITIVVDWFRARRGLLGAGRQPGNAAWYQAQRQHHGLDIVIHGVPVQTRELFGVLHLKGSIIDDCVIYTGASLNNVYLHRFDRYRLDRYHLFQSPALADAMVELVRRLLHHTATPRLDLPAPPSTRSLRGDIRRLRARLRRMAYEAPVSAAAHGLRVIPLLGVGRGNPLNRALCTLLAAARTQVIISTPYFNPPRVLMRELDHALARGVRVELIVGDRTANDFYIAPGEPFSASGALPYLYEDNLRAFARRRHAAIATGQLEVRIWNDPGHTFHAKGVWIDQRYSLLTGNNLNPRGFNLDLENGLLIDDPQGQWLAPREAELAELRRHAPKIGSAEALGVKAEHPKEVRKFLRRLRYSRLEPLIKRVL, from the coding sequence GTGAACCCCGAATCCATGCTGGCGGCATTGCCAGGCTTCGCCATGCCGGCCGAGGCGATCCAGGTGCTGCCCGATGCCAGGGCCTATCGCGCCTGCCTGCTCGAGCGCATTCGCGCCGCCACCCGGCGCATCGTCATCGTCGCGTTGTACTTGCAGGAAGACGAGGCCGGCCAGGAAGTGCTGGATGCCTTGTACCAGGCCAAGGCCGCGCGGCCGGGGCTGGAAATCACCATCGTGGTCGACTGGTTCCGTGCCCGGCGCGGTCTGCTGGGCGCAGGGCGCCAGCCGGGTAATGCCGCCTGGTACCAGGCCCAGCGCCAGCACCATGGGCTGGACATCGTCATCCATGGCGTACCGGTGCAGACCCGCGAGCTGTTCGGCGTGCTGCACCTGAAGGGCAGTATCATCGACGACTGCGTGATCTACACCGGTGCCAGCCTGAACAACGTGTACCTGCACCGTTTCGACCGCTACCGGCTGGACCGCTACCACCTGTTCCAGTCGCCGGCGCTGGCCGACGCCATGGTCGAGCTGGTGCGCCGCCTGCTGCACCACACCGCCACCCCGCGCCTTGACCTGCCGGCGCCACCCTCAACCCGCAGCCTGCGCGGCGACATACGGCGCTTGCGCGCGCGGCTGCGGCGCATGGCCTATGAGGCTCCGGTCAGCGCGGCGGCGCATGGCCTGCGGGTGATTCCGCTGTTGGGTGTGGGCCGGGGCAACCCGCTGAACCGGGCGTTGTGCACCTTGCTCGCGGCGGCACGCACGCAGGTCATCATCAGCACGCCGTATTTCAACCCGCCACGGGTGCTGATGCGCGAGCTCGATCATGCCCTGGCGCGTGGTGTGCGGGTGGAACTGATCGTTGGTGACCGCACGGCCAACGACTTCTATATCGCCCCTGGCGAGCCGTTCAGTGCCAGCGGCGCGCTGCCCTACCTGTACGAAGACAACCTGCGCGCCTTCGCCAGACGTCGCCACGCCGCGATTGCCACTGGCCAGCTGGAGGTGCGAATCTGGAACGACCCCGGGCACACCTTTCATGCCAAGGGCGTGTGGATCGACCAGCGCTATTCGTTGCTGACCGGTAACAACCTGAACCCGCGCGGCTTCAACCTGGACCTGGAGAACGGCCTGCTGATCGATGACCCGCAAGGGCAATGGCTGGCGCCAAGGGAGGCAGAGTTGGCCGAGCTGCGCCGACATGCGCCGAAGATCGGCTCGGCAGAGGCGCTGGGGGTCAAGGCCGAGCACCCCAAGGAAGTGCGCAAGTTCCTTCGGCGGCTGCGCTACAGCCGGTTGGAGCCGCTGATCAAGCGGGTGCTCTGA